A window from Malassezia restricta chromosome I, complete sequence encodes these proteins:
- a CDS encoding MFS family protein → MTEDSVLGKHGLGSKNQPRSPLHTQERLQVSESTGLSQESGVPPPLSFKRRSRDVSLGFSGMRRWIGQDSNRNSSVFSARHRANRASDGWEHPGRYVSASQVSVPSILPLKPPSSHSNPIPTLPYTVLCMLIFGEFCSSGVAGPFLFFMLKDYDLGDESRVGFWAGIVASLFFLAQFLTSLMWSSVAEKKGSRFVLRASMIGNSLSLIAFGFAPNLPLAILFRLSQGFFNGAVGVAKGAVRSLTDETNEGRAYAQMGFWWGMGGIVGPILGGVLEHPATKYAWLFGRSQFLHAHPYVLPCILAATSTIIGAFLSFFLEEDLKPSVGAIHLPEEPQNIIRSPSQEDVERSGWSFTSSAWSRLRGRHSLQQPRWPLAFGPRTRQVSSGTAYGYHEPRRLRCVSTASRISSDAGPGMRSPELLTTEDLREYDHEENKRKSLVERFVLSNDDAVLSLTDLWVAAAANMEEDRHRESESDAIQEEDEWDYHDSEDDTSHPFHSTPSLIPTQTSSSYVPPLHFARASKLHRTHEETSRQAINMSPSSPPSRTIPSASPIWMLPLVVIGHYSVLSFHSSMFDQVFMAFLVTPEPSGGLGLTASHYAGLIATMTLCQLLFQFQLYPSLGPPNGSLSHLSVLQTGVLLYLPCYVLFPFLRSFLLPNTDAAVMLGMIVFAALRWLANILSFTSVMVLLNGWTPLHLVPLANGLAQTMSSFARCIGPITGGTIWAHSIQGGPYAHAWPFNFHLGFWVVGLVAFTGAIHTRFIREVTFP, encoded by the coding sequence ATGACTGAAGACAGTGTTCTGGGAAAACACGGGCTCGGAAGTAAAAATCAACCTCGTTCACCTCTTCATACGCAGGAGAGGCTGCAAGTGTCCGAATCGACTGGTCTTTCGCAGGAATCCGGAGTTCCGCCGCCCTTATCGTTCAAGCGTCGATCGCGAGATGTCTCGTTAGGATTCTCAGGTATGCGGCGATGGATCGGTCAGGATTCAAACAGGAATAGCTCTGTGTTTTCGGCACGCCATCGAGCAAATAGAGCTTCGGATGGCTGGGAGCATCCTGGTCGATATGTGAGTGCGAGTCAAGTTAGTGTACCATCAATTTTGCCATTGAAACCACCCTCGTCGCATTCCAACCCCATTCCTACGCTGCCATATACAGTTCTTTGCATGCTTATATTCGGAGAATTTTGTTCATCTGGTGTGGCCGGCCCTTTCTTGTTTTTCATGCTAAAAGACTATGATCTCGGCGACGAGAGTCGAGTGGGCTTCTGGGCTGGGATTGTGGCTTCGCTGTTTTTCTTGGCCCAATTTCTTACATCGCTCATGTGGTCGTCTGTCGCGGAGAAAAAGGGAAGCCGATTCGTTTTGCGAGCCTCCATGATCGGTAATTCTCTGTCACTCATCGCATTCGGCTTTGCTCCGAACTTGCCGCTAGCGATTCTTTTTCGCCTTTCCCAAGGATTTTTCAACGGTGCTGTTGGTGTTGCTAAAGGTGCTGTGCGTTCACTCACTGATGAAACAAATGAAGGCCGTGCTTATGCACAAATGGGATTCTGGTGGGGCATGGGTGGTATTGTTGGTCCTATCCTTGGCGGCGTACTGGAACATCCTGCGACCAAGTATGCATGGCTATTTGGACGGAGTCAATTTCTTCATGCACATCCATACGTGCTTCCGTGCATTTTAGCAGCAACAAGTACCATTATCGGTGCGTTCCTGAGTTTTTTTCTCGAGGAGGACCTAAAGCCCTCCGTAGGTGCGATTCATCTTCCTGAGGAGCCCCAAAACATTATTCGTTCCCCGTCTCAGGAGGATGTAGAACGAAGCGGATGGTCATTCACAAGCTCCGCATGGAGTCGTTTGCGAGGACGGCATTCATTGCAACAACCTCGATGGCCTCTTGCGTTTGGACCTCGCACGCGTCAAGTGTCTTCAGGCACCGCTTATGGCTACCATGAGCCGAGGCGCTTGCGGTGTGTGTCCACCGCCAGTCGCATCTCAAGTGATGCAGGACCTGGAATGCGATCTCCTGAGCTTCTCACGACAGAAGATCTGCGTGAATATGACCACGAAGAAAATAAGCGCAAGTCTCTTGTCGAAAGATTTGTTCTGTCAAATGATGATGCAGTTTTATCTCTCACTGATCTCTGGGTGGCAGCTGCTGCAAATATGGAAGAAGACAGGCATCGTGAAAGCGAGAGTGACGCCATCCAGGAAGAGGATGAATGGGATTATCATGACAGCGAGGATGATACTTCACATCCTTTCCATTCAACACCGTCCTTAATACCCACTCAGACATCTTCGTCCTATGTCCCTCCGTTGCACTTCGCACGTGCGAGCAAGTTGCATCGTACGCACGAGGAAACCAGTCGACAGGCCATCAATATGTCACCGTCTTCACCTCCGTCACGTACTATACCCTCAGCATCACCCATTTGGATGCTGCCATTAGTCGTGATTGGACACTACAGTGTTTTGTCTTTTCACTCGTCTATGTTCGATCAAGTATTCATGGCATTTCTTGTAACACCCGAACCCAGTGGGGGCCTGGGTCTTACGGCGTCCCATTACGCCGGTCTCATCGCTACTATGACGCTATGCCAGCTGCTGTTCCAATTTCAACTATACCCAAGTCTCGGCCCGCCGAATGGTTCACTGTCACACTTGTCTGTTTTACAAACAGGTGTACTTCTATACTTACCTTGCTATGTTCTCTTCCCATTCCTGCGTTCCTTTCTTCTCCCCAATACAGATGCAGCCGTCATGCTCGGTATGATCGTTTTCGCGGCTCTGCGCTGGCTCGCCAACATTCTCTCGTTCACGTCAGTCATGGTGCTTTTAAATGGATGGACGCCCCTGCATCTCGTGCCGCTTGCCAATGGCCTTGCTCAGACCATGAGTAGCTTCGCACGATGTATAGGACCGATCACGGGCGGTACCATCTGGGCACACAGTATTCAAGGCGGGCCATACGCCCATGCATGGCCCTTTAATTTTCACCTGGGTTTCTGGGTCGTAGGCCTTGTGGCGTTCACTGGTGCCATACACACACGCTTTATTCGCGAGGTAACTTTTCCTTAG
- a CDS encoding transcription initiation factor TFIIE subunit alpha, producing MAPALAEPGPSSAKQNASGKNDALNQERQATPEQMAEIRRLVQVIARLFYDDGYILLVDQLVSIALIPIEVLARRIGMQTRDLASLASKLVEDRVISVYRCQETRDGPFQRSITRTYFYIDYKLFLDVTKWRMMAMRRHIDTKLRNGLDNKGYVCPRCGKSYSTLEVAHLLNPFRNLFVCDVPGCGTELVDNEDAEDVRSSKDTLTRFNEQLSVVQKMLRSVDGVALPPMDAHAWLAKNSAAPPWAHETARDEKALAPGSVPKTTPKAPAVRVEMAHDTERERLELERQRALEEEQQRAQNTLPSWHLASTVSGDRTGLGNSESLRRGSEVDDIKDVPQDTDIQSVEDVDYYARYASQVQEFTDAEATSTKRQAENAHDGQPEQKRVKPDEEEEEEDMEDMEDVI from the coding sequence AtggcgcctgcgctcgcCGAACCTGGTCCATCGAGTGCAAAGCAAAATGCTTCTGGAAAGAATGATGCTCTCAATCAAGAGAGACAGGCAACTCCTGAGCAGATGGCGGAGATCCGGCGACTAGTCCAGGTCATCGCACGATTATTTTATGATGATGGATACATACTTCTTGTTGACCAGCTTGTTAGTATTGCATTAATTCCTATTGAAGTTCTTGCGCGTCGTATTGGAATGCAGACGCGTGATTTGGCTTCACTTGCTTCAAAACTTGTTGAAGACCGCGTGATTAGCGTTTACCGGTGTCAAGAGACACGAGACGGTCCGTTTCAGCGATCCATCACTCGTACTTATTTTTATATTGACTACAAATTGTTCTTGGATGTAACTAAATGGAGAATGATGGCTATGAGAAGACATATTGATACCAAGTTGCGCAACGGCTTGGATAACAAGGGGTATGTGTGCCCTCGGTGCGGCAAATCGTATTCCACATTGGAAGTCGCGCATTTGTTGAACCCCTTTCGCAACTTGTTTGTATGTGATGTTCCAGGATGTGGCACGGAGCTTGTCGATAATGAAGACGCAGAAGACGTACGAAGCTCGAAAGACACGTTGACTCGCTTCAACGAACAACTGAGTGTCGTTCAAAAAATGCTCCGCAGTGTTGATGGTGTTGCACTACCACCAATGGATGCACATGCATGGCTTGCAAAGAACAGCGCTGCACCCCCCTGGGCTCATGAgacggcgcgcgacgaaaaggcgctggcgcctGGCTCTGTTCCTAAAACGACACCTAAGGCTCCTGCCGTGCGTGTTGAAATGGCACACGATACTGAGCGAGAGAGGCTGGAACTCGAACGTCAGCGTGCTTTGGAAGAAGAACAACAAAGAGCACAGAACACTTTGCCATCATGGCATTTGGCATCCACGGTTAGTGGTGATCGCACCGGCCTGGGCAATTCCGAGTCTCTGCGGCGAGGGTCTGAGGTGGACGACATAAAAGATGTGCCCCAAGACACTGATATACAATCTGTCGAAGATGTTGACTATTACGCTCGCTATGCCTCACAAGTACAAGAATTTACAGATGCAGAAGCTACAAGTACAAAGCGCCAGGCAGAGAATGCACACGATGGACAGCCAGAACAGAAGCGGGTCAAGCctgacgaagaagaagaggaggaggacATGGAGGACATGG
- a CDS encoding PAPA-1-like conserved region containing protein, with translation MSTDHAEDDADVMQQDDAYDESHMDEEVNYDEGEPEADDDGDAYESDSEVDELVDEIDESDKPPETNRRARRAPLRVKLMRRNTSSNSSPRRASIRTSQRSTRSRASRDDSYIDESEDDELMDAGDEEDPEDDEDDGNSETTSDMPMTARQIARANRARGITTEELEELPMEESSRKKKLSETELQLRRSETARRRRNQSEKKLEDDKIETINRLLKKQAGKARGKDKTDGEPPEEDTKKPRDIPANHPQPFFRYVNRADKSVLAVPLGEPYSDDNKTEGLYDYTLRTAFQMSREAWAHS, from the coding sequence ATGTCCACCGATCACGCtgaggacgacgcggaTGTCATGCAGCAAGACGATGCATACGATGAATCGCATATGGACGAGGAAGTAAACTATGATGAGGGTGAACCAGAAGCcgatgatgatggcgaTGCGTACGAATCGGATTCAgaggtcgacgagcttgttGATGAGATTGATGAATCCGACAAGCCGCCTGAGACGAAtcgacgcgctcggcgcgcacCGCTACGTGTGAAATTGATGCGCAGGAATACATCATCAAATTCTtcgccgcgtcgtgcatCTATTCGAACGTCTCAACGCTCTACACGaagtcgcgcatcgcgagaTGACAGCTACATCGATGAAAGCGAGGATGATGAGCTCATGGATGCTGGAGATGAGGAAGACCCagaagatgacgaggatgacGGCAATTCGGAAACAACGAGTGATATGCCAATGACGGCGCGCCAGATTGCTAGAGCGAATCGGGCGCGTGGTATCACAACAGAGGAGTTGGAGGAATTACCTATGGAAGAGTCCTCACGCAAGAAAAAGTTGTCAGAAACTGAATTACAACTACGTCGCTCAGAGACcgcacgacgtcgacgaaaCCAAAGTGAGAAAAAACTGGAGGACGATAAAATCGAGACAATCAATCGCCTACTCAAGAAACAGGCAGGCAAAGCTCGCGGCAAAGACAAGACGGATGGGGAACCGCCGGAAGAAGACACTAAAAAGCCCCGTGATATCCCAGCGAATCATCCACAACCCTTTTTCCGCTACGTAAACCGCGCCGACAAATCTGTGCTAGCTGTGCCGCTGGGTGAGCCGTACAGTGATGATAACAAGACCGAAGGTCTATATGATTACACATTACGAACAGCGTTTCAAATGTCGCGAGAGGCATGGGCGCATAGCTAG
- a CDS encoding ubiquitin-like 1-activating enzyme E1 B: MAGETSARYGAAVAALGGQEMERVRESRILIVGAGGIGCELLKNLVLTGVGHIDIIDLDTIELSNLNRQFLFHKKHINQSKAIVARDAASAFNPDVRIVAHHANIKSHQFDVAYYASFDVVLSALDNLDTRRWVNRMCVMARVPLIESGTAGFLGQVQPIRPSYTECYDCTEHPTPTTFPVCTIRSTPSTPVHCIVWAKSWLLPQLFGELDNSDEQEFSEAAKRGEDAAELQRLRQEAQQMLTYREQLYASLNAPQVVCERIFDKLYSVDIQRLLSMDDMWEHRTRPEPLTFASACRDTSSPTKSDAPTLRDRRQLTLAENAALFVETATALAKRAASGTPVAFDKDDDETLGFVTAAANLRARVYHIPEQTRFDTKQIAGNIIPAIATTNAIVAGLVVVEALHMLASRWSELRVVSLARRSTRLFTTFPCSLPNPKCGVCQDTYVRVFIDPESATLQHVLDAAHSYLGYEDDADLSISAGARILYDADLDDNLPKLLRDLHVHPGNTLSVVDENGVMSTAQFVLEGQSDTKTSPLYIEKAVQLGKRSCAEKEESDDEDDGVQVLESAPLKRARDADHENSTPKRIRAQNDTDDVIVLD; this comes from the exons ATGGCTGGTGAGACGAGTGCTCGATATGGGGCAGCTGTGGCAGCTCTCGGCGGCCAAGAAatggagcgcgtgcgtgaATCACGTATTCTTATTGTTGGTGCCGGTGGCATTGGGTGCGAACTGCTCAAGAACCTCGTACTTACCGGTGTGGGACACATTGACATT ATTGATCTAGATACCATTGAGCTTTCGAATCTGAACAGGCAATTTCTTTTTCACAAAAAACACATCAACCAGTCCAAGGCCATAgtggcgcgcgacgcagcatcCGCATTCAATCCCGATGTTCGCATTGTGGCACACCATGCAAACATCAAGTCGCATCAGTTTGATGTCGCCTATTATGCTTCCTTTGATGTGGTATTAAGCGCACTTGATAACTTGGATACGCGACGATGGGTGAATCGAATGTGCGTGATGGCTCGCGTGCCGCTCATTGagagcggcacggcggGCTTTTTGGGACAGGTCCAGCCTATCCGACCTTCGTATACAGAGTGCTATGACTGCACTGAGCACCCCACACCTACTACGTTTCCTGTTTGCACAATTCGCTCAACTCCCTCGACGCCTGTACACTGCATCGTGTGGGCCAAGAGCTGGCTGTTACCTCAACTCTTCGGTGAATTGGATAATTCAGACGAGCAAGAATTTTCTGAAGCAGCCAAGCGCGGCGAAGATGCAGCAGAGCTTCAACGACTCCGTCAAGAAGCGCAACAAATGCTCACTTATCGTGAGCAGCTCTACGCATCGTTGAATGCACCGCAGGTCGTTTGCGAGCGGATTTTTGACAAATTGTACAGCGTCGATATTCAGCGCCTGTTGAGCATGGACGACATGTGGGAGCATCGCACACGACCGGAACCACTCACTTTTGCATCCGCTTGTCGCGACACATCGTCGCCCACCAAGTCAGATGCGCCAACGCTCCGTGATCGTCGCCAACTTACACTCGCGGAAAATGCTGCTTTGTTTGTTGAGACAGCAACAGCGCTCGCGAAACGTGCAGCTTCTGGTACACCTGTGGCATTCGAcaaggacgacgacgagacgcTAGGATTCGTTACTGCAGCAGCCAACCTTCGTGCACGCGTATATCATATCCCGGAGCAGACTCGCTTTGACACGAAGCAAATTGCTGGCAACATCATTCCAGCTATTGCCACCACCAATGCAATTGTGGCCGGATTAGTGGTTGTCGAGGCACTACACATGCTAGCTTCTCGATGGTCTGAACTGCGGGTGGTGAGTCTTGCTCGTCGCTCCACCCGTCTATTTACGACGTTCCCATGCAGCTTGCCGAATCCGAAATGTGGTGTGTGTCAAGATACCTATGTGCGTGTTTTTATCGATCCCGAGAGTGCGACCTTGCAGCACGTTCTGGATGCTGCTCATTCGTATCTAGGGTATGAGGACGACGCTGATCTGTCGATTTCGGCCGGTGCCCGAATCCTGTATGATGCTGACTTGGACGACAATCTGCCCAAACTCCTACGTGACTTGCATGTGCATCCAGGTAACACTCTTTCTGTCGTGGATGAAAATGGTGTCATGTCTACGGCCCAATTTGTTTTGGAAGGCCAGAGTGACACGAAAACATCGCCCCTTTACATCGAAAAAGCTGTGCAGCTTGGCAAACGAAGTTGCGCTGAGAAGGAGGAAagtgacgacgaagacgatggCGTCCAAGTTCTCGAGTCAGCACCTTtgaagcgcgcgcgcgacgcagaTCACGAAAATTCTACACCGAAACGAATCCGAGCACAAAACGACACGGACGATGTGATTGTGTTGGACTAA
- a CDS encoding ATP-dependent RNA helicase DHX8/PRP22 — protein sequence MDDPLYKLEYLSLVSKIATELENHLGLNDRVLAEFIISLHEQSHSSLPAFQAKLDESGAEFSSAFVENLDRLITMLHPKLKKLRQEQAQLKDNTAEQKAQMLPGLAIQNQAWSEPDYYKEQPQKRKRLHEEIERNRTDRHARRSPPLGQEPDTEPIVNKVYDGRVSGVKDFGAFVTLEGVVGRRDGLVHISALSSGKGRVGHPSDVVSRGDRVKVKVVKVEGQRISLTMRDIDQGTGRDLAAPPPRGRDPMPRFLTGSNGAPLGRPDPEPEEQRGQRLKRLTSPERWEIKQLIASGVAKATDYPELMEEEHSTPASRLAGDDADEEVEIEVNEKEAPFLAGQTAASLELSPVRVVKAPDGSLNRAAQAGTALAKERRELKQQEMNEEADKKARDMSTGWLDPMAQASDKIFAQDVRGQTRNQHAYQQPEWKKHTFNKATTFGKITTLSIKEQRESLPIFKLREPLLQAIRDNQVLVIVGETGSGKTTQVTQYLAEEGFADSSKIGCTQPRRVAAVSVAKRVAEEVGCRVGQEVGYTIRFEDCTSPDTRIKYMTDGMLQRECLVDPDLKAYSVLMLDEAHERTIATDVLFGLLKKALQRRPDLKLIVTSATLDAEKFSSYFFGCPIFTIPGRTYPVEILYTKEPEPDYLDASLITVMQIHLSEPPGDILVFLTGQEEIDTSCEILYERMRALGPSVPELIIMPVYSALPSEMQSRIFEPAPPGARKVVLATNIAETSITIDGIYYVVDPGFVKQNAYDARLGIDSLVVTPISQAQARQRAGRAGRTGPGKCYRLYTEAAFRNEMLPNPIPDIQRQNLASTILALKAMGINDLLHFDFMDPPPAQTMLTALESLYALSALDDEGLLTRLGRKMADFPMDPPMAKMLITSVDMGCSEEMLSIVAMLSIPNVFYRPKDKQAQADAKRAKFFQPEGDHLTLLTVYNAWVSSRFSMPWCMDNFIQGRALRRAQDVRKQLVGIMDRYHHDILSCGSNYSRVRRAICSGYFRNAAKRDPQEGYRTLAEGGGNVYLHPSSSLFHRPPEYVVYHEVVMTSKEYMREVTAIEPKWLVEVAPRFFRMADPSHLSKRKRQEKIQPLFNRYTKDQDDWRLSKQQRLARVLQSQTF from the coding sequence ATGGATGACCCGCTCTACAAGCTTGAGTATCTCTCGCTCGTGTCCAAAATTGCCACCGAGCTCGAGAATCACTTGGGTCTCAATGATCGCGTCCTTGCCGAATTTATCATCTCGCTGCATGAACAGTCGCACTCATCACTCCCGGCGTTCCAGGCTAAGCTGGATGAATCAGGCGCCGAGTTTTCCTCCGCTTTCGTGGAAAATTTGGACCGGCTCATCACGATGCTACACCCAAAGCTGAAGAAATTACGGCAAGAGCAGGCACAGCTGAAAGACAACACAGCGGAGCAAAAAGCTCAAATGCTGCCAGGCTTGGCCATCCAGAACCAAGCATGGTCTGAGCCTGACTACTACAAAGAGCAGCCCCAAAAGAGAAAACGCCTCCATGAAGAAATTGAAAGGAATCGCACAGACCGCCATGCACGTCGATCGCCTCCCTTGGGCCAAGAGCCGGACACAGAGCCTATCGTGAACAAAGTGTACGACGGACGAGTGTCTGGCGTCAAAGACTTTGGCGCTTTTGTCACGCTGGAGGGTGTCGTGGGTCGCCGAGACGGACTGGTGCACATTAGTGCGCTCAGCAGTGGCAAAGGTCGTGTGGGGCACCCCTCGGACGTTGTTTCGCGTGGCGATCGCGTCAAAGTGAAAGTCGTCAAAGTAGAGGGACAGCGCATAAGTTTGACGATGCGTGACATCGATCAGGGCACGGGTCGTGACCTGGCGGCGCCACCACCTCGCGGGCGAGACCCCATGCCGCGTTTCCTTACAGGATCAAATGGTGCGCCCTTGGGACGACCCGATCCAGAGCCTGAGGAACAACGTGGGCAGCGTCTGAAACGATTAACCAGTCCTGAACGCTGGGAAATCAAGCAGCTTATTGCAAGTGGCGTTGCGAAAGCGACAGACTACCCGGAACTCATGGAGGAAGAACACTCGACTCCTGCGTCACGCCTCGCCGGTGACGATGCTGATGAAGAAGTGGAAATCGAAGTGAATGAAAAGGAAGCGCCTTTTCTGGCGGGGCAAACAGCTGCTTCACTGGAATTATCGCCtgtgcgcgtcgtcaaAGCGCCTGATGGCTCGTTGAACCGTGCGGCACAAGCGGGCACGGCCCTTGCTAAGGAACGCCGCGAGCTCAAGCAGCAAGAGATGAACGAGGAAGCAGACAAAAAAgcgcgcgacatgtccACAGGCTGGCTTGACCCTATGGCGCAAGCCAGTGACAAGATCTTTGCTCAAGATGTGCGTGGCCAGACGCGTAATCAGCATGCCTACCAGCAGCCAGAGTGGAAAAAGCATACCTTCAACAAAGCTACCACTTTCGGCAAGATCACCACACTCAGTATAAAAGAGCAGCGCGAAAGCCTCCCTATTTTCAAGCTTCGTGAACCTCTACTCCAGGCAATTCGCGATAACCAGGTTCTGGTGATTGTCGGCGAGACAGGATCCGGCAAGACGACGCAAGTGACTCAATACTTGGCGGAAGAAGGGTTTGCTGATTCGAGCAAAATTGGATGCACGCAGCCGCGGCGTGTCGCAGCCGTCAGTGTAGCAAAGCGTGTGGCCGAAGAAGTCGGATGTCGTGTTGGTCAAGAAGTCGGCTACACGATCCGTTTTGAGGATTGTACAAGTCCAGACACACGCATCAAGTACATGACAGATGGtatgctgcagcgcgaatgcctcgtcgatccTGACCTCAAGGCGTACTCAGTTCTCATGTTAGACGAGGCGCATGAACGTACCATCGCCACGGATGTTCTTTTTGGTCTGTTAAAAAAGGCACTGCAGCGTCGCCCCGATCTCAAATTGATTGTCACTTCTGCTACTCTCGACGCTGAGAAATTTAGCTCCTACTTTTTTGGATGCCCTATTTTTACCATTCCTGGACGCACATACCCTGTCGAGATTCTATATACCAAAGAGCCTGAGCCTGACTATCTTGATGCTAGTTTGATCACTGTGATGCAGATCCACCTATCCGAGCCTCCAGGTGATATCCTCGTCTTTCTTACGGGCCAAGAGGAAATTGATACCAGCTGTGAGATTCTGTatgagcgcatgcgtgcGTTAGGTCCTAGTGTGCCAGAGCTCATCATCATGCCAGTATATTCTGCCCTTCCCAGCGAGATGCAATCTCGCATTTTCGAGCCTGCACCGCCAGGAGCCCGTAAAGTTGTACTTGCCACAAACATTGCCGAGACGAGTATTACAATCGATGGAATTTACTATGTCGTGGATCCAGGCTTCGTCAAGCAAAATGCGTACGATGCCCGTCTTGGTATCGACTCTCTCGTTGTCACGCCCATTTCTCAAGCCCAGGCTCGTCAGCGTGCCGGCCGGGCCGGCCGTACTGGTCCAGGGAAATGCTATCGGCTGTATACCGAAGCGGCTTTCCGCAATGAAATGCTGCCCAACCCGATCCCAGACATCCAGCGCCAGAACTTGGCGTCAACGATTCTTGCTCTGAAGGCCATGGGTATCAACGATTTGCTGCACTTCGACTTCATGGATCCCCCACCGGCGCAAACTATGCTCACAGCGCTCGAATCGCTGTATGCCTTGTCAGCTCTTGACGATGAAGGACTCCTTACACGACTTGGTCGCAAAATGGCAGACTTTCCTATGGACCCACCCATGGCTAAAATGCTGATTACTAGCGTGGATATGGGCTGTAGTGAGGAAATGCTTAGTATCGTTGCCATGCTCAGCATTCCTAATGTATTCTACCGGCCTAAGGATAAACAAGCACAAGCAGATGCTAAGCGAGCGAAGTTTTTCCAACCCGAAGGTGACCATCTTACACTTTTGACTGTGTACAATGCTTGGGTCTCCAGCCGCTTTTCCATGCCGTGGTGCATGGACAATTTTATTCAAGGCCGCGCTTTGCGTCGTGCACAGGATGTGCGAAAGCAGCTTGTCGGAATTATGGACCGCTATCATCATGATATATTGTCTTGTGGATCTAATTATAGTCGCGTGCGACGCGCTATTTGCTCTGGATATTTCCGCAATGCAGCCAAGCGCGATCCACAAGAGGGCTACCGCACGTTGGCAGAGGGCGGTGGTAACGTATATTTGCATCCATCTAGCAGTCTTTTTCATCGTCCGCCGGAGTATGTCGTGTATCATGAAGTCGTTATGACTTCGAAAGAATACATGCGTGAAGTGACGGCCATTGAACCAAAATGGCTCGTGGAagtcgcgccgcgcttctTCCGCATGGCAGACCCATCTCATCTTTCGAAACGCAAACGACAAGAAAAAATTCAACCCCTCTTCAACCGATACACAAAGGATCAAGATGATTGGCGTCTATCCAAACAGCAACGTCTCGCACGTGTTTTGCAATCTCAGACATTTTAG